In one window of Episyrphus balteatus chromosome 3, idEpiBalt1.1, whole genome shotgun sequence DNA:
- the LOC129913788 gene encoding uncharacterized protein LOC129913788 isoform X2, protein MPSLQELDIFELKPLITNLNCKLSKVSDYDSQKQLLCLVSEENEIVLRYIGNGEQEVLKLISWFRRMSRVIHDVSFDPSGTWLLVLCFDNTLHIIPALAVVGGKVPQVTYQTFSTTQVTSYIIPFVGPHECPNSKACPNHEAERNNAKLSSISPILTPEDGDDPKPINEDATNESQPEQNLDTCSHDLPINMQASAAAAAAACVPRSVPAEDNTGNSQQVMCTSFMCSSTCPYPLSVVWWQTVNLGHRAIIGYSDGSICFVGLSPNCPFVASTAIESGSVVKLLICKDNNIESVTLLITSSLKQQYKLLLEQSDIPYVYPGDISPVSSNWQIITPIKNNSNCSDPASDNSQQEEEVFSETKEVAAPATATVLPTTSATTATTVTSLNRNNPDLDEANNRNGILPAARARLASLKCLGSQKLNAIKMRLSDRRQKLEECAYETSIAGFIVMDPPTLTPEILSMSAGSFYTLQNLRHTYLLSALHSHTNTLSVHSMDISLKPVFLYKIPTNCHEILISSNILYSIQYVEKEGGNVPVSLNKTPSIEETGTTITMETNEEQKNNMDGGDDDNKSSNSDMVNAVGVISSAMASVQNGDRDKFNNISLLGLFKFENETILNMYQITTYANNEATTEPTANKEDKPELLDRKQIRSPVEYVHFFKNVDSQDSYSLREMEIMKNEFPKICYDPCYVVTNKNVYYIQLKKEPFAIFLDAAVASKWDQCHEFCNTFDLSFEACIEFAGDYLLRKKKVAQALLTYNAARIKPIRTALKLAMFGQTYALMHLCAMALKSIYIIRSQYFCSAIINNIMEDVTFRHSEDVHPILPKKPSKGVVVNEGEPCSDYHYGVDESISNLQMSPSSQFHLANLLLITLAEKAVKDKNYIPLWNFLVTNTKFHTNMTSIVLCQSGLYSAALILAKARGACIDTFLALNSVVGQEFGWYSELNVCLYNLSEPIFMESITYLSHVALDYFNFIQDKLENIRECVLKRLEKQLSPFSAVFRPIVSHTSSARANYQRKQEYNDNNSSYIFDYCKSLIETYLAVLIHMESLKSKQDNISNALSSFRLTYEDNQFAIESSKFSPLSAGFAHCACVVDGAAYFWGSNGVPCNFSVTKSSDPPEPPHAVKCLDVLTQLNLEVHAVVCGRQHSLVLTNNGVYAFGNNNYCQLGIGNDMQMSLQPMLVRALDGKNISALEAGQYHNAVIADGFLYTWGWGVYGQLGHGTTENIPEPKLVPFFQYKKVIQVSLGHAHSLVLCKGVYGSTEVYVFGSNHFGQLGTGPIGSKNANDSNAESHTKSLIPIKIDISGSAKIRLIHTKFFSNLVVDENNQLYTWGSSPQALRLANQIKRRANAKQKIEEFQRREISKRFKETLSFDDENVNMKFEVVPPQVPTAKSDSDNKPNINSCETKENIEIKITEPSEDETNKDEIVEKDKDDSAAESTAAEGSSNSSADLVDGFQAVDNDLDVEPKVVEEKPLPIEVDTTNEHMAPHLVDTTEVAGDIHQVSSGLFHFAMVTSTGVLYTWGKNLEHQLGTEDKERKALNRPAALDNIENPMYVECGADFTLVMTRDYIVKAFGGNANGQCGRDLGALFDKVKQRVVCLPTTKRLMRYESQCVEIPTEINLPRPRIRLDYDPVRYLKTIPEYQPHFIQEAGISLEPHESAMKSPLTTNPCQESDDMISSIENLSHLDADSIILSCPAYQNNSSNDISADEQSYSRLPPSDDLSSECSQNSRELRNFIHYCLYVFHGLYNPDKIEKFSKKRLEYRIRTLMLNFKFVDAFTLCLSDCSNASKSLKIFEYFTKDTSFVPMRRQDLKFFIYRLFVHFITKKFDLNECEEFFLSDLDYYLLELSYVLYFNNNNTELEQNLNLKFKNLITQDPNHNEEYRLDDTDSIFDSLSVKFKTIVCQSLLKYCDEG, encoded by the exons gTTTCGACAACACATTACACATAATACCAGCTCTAGCAGTTGTTGGCGGCAAAGTACCACAAGTTACATATCAAACATTTAGCACAACACAGGTCACTTCGTACATAATCCCATTTGTAGGACCACACGAATGTCCCAACTCTAAGGCTTGTCCAAATCACGAAGCGGAACGTAATAATGCAAAACTCTCATCAATATCGCCCATTCTCACACCAGAAGATGGTGACGATCCGAAACCAATTAACGAAGATGCAACAAATGAGTCACAACCCGAACAAAACTTAGATACGTGCAGTCATGATCTACCAATAAATATGCAAGCAtcagctgctgctgctgctgcagccTGTGTGCCCCGTAGTGTGCCTGCTGAAGACAATACGGGTAACAGCCAACAAGTCATGTGTACGTCATTTATGTGTTCGTCGACGTGTCCATATCCGCTGTCAGTGGTTTGGTGGCAAACCGTAAATTTAGGGCATCGAGCAATAATCGGTTATTCGGACGGTTCCATATGTTTTGTTGGTTTAAGCCCGAATTGCCCGTTTGTTGCTAGTACTGCAATCGAAAGTGGATCTGTTGTTAAGTTGCTCATTTGTAAGGACAACAATATTGAGAGTGTTACTTTGCtt atAACATCATCGCTCAAACAGCAATATAAGCTTCTATTGGAGCAAAGTGATATACCGTATGTGTATCCTGGGGATATTTCACCGGTTTCTTCAAACTGGCAAATAATAACGCCCATCAAAAATAACAGTAATTGCTCAGATCCAGCTTCGGACAATAGCCAACAAGAAGAAGAGGTGTTTTCAGAGACCAAGGAAGTTGCGGCACCAGCAACGGCAACAGTGCTACCAACAACTTCAGctacaacagcaacaacagtgACATCATTAAATAGAAATAACCCAGATTTAGATGAAGCAAATAACCGAAATGGTATTTTACCAGCTGCACGTGCTCGATTAGCATCACTAAAGTGCCTTGGATCTCAAAAATTGAACGCGATCAAAATGAGATTGTCAGATCGCAGGCAAAAATTAGAAGAAT GCGCATACGAGACCTCCATAGCTGGATTCATAGTAATGGACCCACCAACCCTAACTCCAGAAATTCTTTCAATGTCGGCCGGTTCCTTCTATACATTACAAAATCTGCGACATACCTATTTACTGAGTGCCTTGCACAGTCATACCAATACTCTATCCGTACACAGCATGGATATAAGCTTGAAGCCagtgtttttatataaaattcccACCAATTGTCATGAGATTCTTATTAGTTCAAACATTTTGTATTCAATTCAATATGTTGAAAAGGAAGGAGGCAATGTTCCagttagtttaaataaaacccCATCAATAGAAGAAACTGGAACAACAATAACAATGGAAACAAATGAAgagcaaaaaaataacatgGATGGTGGTGATGATGATAACAAAAGCTCAAACAGTGACATGGTAAATGCTGTAGGTGTAATAAGCAGTGCAATGGCATCAGTTCAAAATGGTGATAGAGAT aaATTCAACAACATTTCACTGCTgggtttatttaaatttgaaaacgaaacaattttgaatatgtATCAAATCACAACCTATGCCAACAATGAGGCTACCACAGAACCAACAGCAAACAAAGAAGACAAACCAGAACTTTTAGATCGTAAGCAAATTCGTTCACCCGTAGAATATGTACACTTTTTTAAGAATGTCGACAGTCAAGACAGTTATTCGTTGCGTGAAATGGAAATTATGAAGAATGAATTCCCTAAAATCTGTTACGATCCCTGCTATGTGGtgacaaataaaaatgtctACTATATTCAATTGAAAAAGGAGCCCTTTGCAATATTTCTCGACGCTGCAGTGGCTAGCAAATGGGATCAATGTCATGAGTTTTGTAACACGTTTGATTTGTCATTTGAAGCTTGCATAGAATTTGCTGGTGATTATTTGCTACGGAAGAAAAAAGTAGCTCAAGCATTGTTAACATACAATGCAGCTCGGATTAAACCGATTCGGACGGCTTTAAAATTAGCCATGTTTGGACAAACTTATGCTTTAATGCATTTGTGTGCAATGGCTCTTAAATCTATATACATTATTCGTAGTCAATATTTTTGCAGTgcaattataaataatattatggAAGATGTAACATTTCGTCATTCGGAAGATGTTCATCCAATACTACCAAAAAAACCGTCCAAGGGTGTTGTTGTTAATGAGGGCGAACCATGCAGTGATTATCATTATGGTGTGGATGAGTCTATTAGTAATTTGCAGATGTCACCGTCGTCACAATTTCATTTGGCAAATTTATTATTGATAACTTTGGCAGAAAAAGCGGTTAAGGATAAGAATTATATTCCTTTATG GAATTTCTTggtaacaaatacaaaattccaCACAAACATGACCAGTATTGTTTTGTGCCAGAGTGGACTCTATTCAGCTGCATTGATATTAGCAAAAGCCAGAGGTGCATGCATAGATACGTTCTTAGCTCTCAACAGTGTTGTTGGCCAGGAGTTTG GGTGGTACTCAGAGTTAAATGTGTGCTTGTACAACTTGAGTGAGCCAATTTTCATGGAGAGCATAACGTATCTGTCACATGTGGCATTAgattattttaactttattcaagataaattggaaaatataagGGAATGTGTATTAAAG CGCTTGGAAAAACAATTAAGTCCATTTTCGGCAGTTTTTCGGCCAATAGTTTCGCATACTTCGTCCGCCCGCGCAAATTATCAACGCAAACAAGAATACAACGACAATAATTCATCGTATATATTTGACTATTGTAAAAGTCTTATCGAAACTTATCTGGCTGTTCTTATTCACATGGAGTCGCTCAAATCGAAGCAGGATAATATTTCCAATGCACTTTCTTCATTTCGATTGACTTATGAAGACAATCAG ttTGCTATTGAATCGTCAAAGTTTTCACCTTTATCAGCGGGTTTTGCGCATTGTGCTTGTGTAGTAGATGGCGCTGCATATTTTTGGGGATCAAATGGGGTGCCTTGTAATTTTAGTGTTACTAAGTCTTcgg aCCCACCTGAACCTCCGCATGCTGTTAAGTGTTTGGACGTTTTAACACAATTAAATTTGGAAGTTCATGCTGTTGTTTGTGGTAGACAACATTCTTTGGTGCTTACTAACAATGGA GTTTACGCTTTtggaaataataattattgccAATTAGGTATTGGTAATGATATGCAAATGTCACTGCAACCTATGTTAGTTAGAGCATTGGATGGAAAGAATATATCTGCTCTAGAAGCTGGACAATATCATAATGCTGTTATTGCTGATGGATTCTTGTATACTTGGGG ATGGGGTGTTTATGGTCAGTTAGGTCATGGAACTACTGAAAACATACCAGAGCCAAAATTGGTGCCCTTCTTTCAATACAAG aaaGTGATACAAGTTTCCTTGGGCCATGCACACAGTTTGGTTCTCTGCAAAGGTGTATACGGATCTACAGAAGTTTACGTTTTTGGTTCGAATCATTTTGGCCAATTAGGTACTGGTCCAATTGGCTCCAAGAACGCAAATGATTCAAATGCCGAAAGTCACACAAAATCTCTTATCCCAATCAAAATCGATATAAGCGGTAGCGCAAAAATAAGACTGATTCATACCAAATTCTTTTCTAAT CTTGTAGTTGATGAAAATAATCAACTTTATACATGGGGCTCATCACCTCAAGCATTACGTTTGGCAAATCAAATTAAACGCCGAGcaaatgccaaacaaaaaattgaagaatttcAAAGAAGAGAAATTAGCAAACGTTTCAAAGAAACTCTATCATTTGACGATGAAAATGTGAATATGAAATTTGAAGTGGTACCTCCCCAAGTTCCAACAGCAAAATCTGATTCGGACAATAAACCAAATATAAATTCCTGCGAAACcaaagaaaatattgaaatcaaAATAACAGAACCATCTGAAGACGAGACAAACAAAGATGAAATTGTTGAGAAAGATAAAGATGATAGTGCTGCTGAGAGCACCGCTGCTGAAGGAAGTAGCAACAGTAGTGCTGATTTGGTTGATGGTTTCCAAGCTGTGGATAATGATTTGGATGTGGAACCAAAAGTTGTTGAAGAAAAACCTCTGCCTATTGAAGTCGATACGACAAATGAACATATGGCACCTCATTTGGTTGATACAACAGAAGTGGCTGGAGATATACATCAG GTTTCAAGTGGTTTATTCCATTTTGCAATGGTCACATCCACTGGAGTGCTCTACACGTGGGGTAAAAATCTAGAACATCAACTAGGAACAGAAGACAAGGAACGAAAAGCTTTAAATCGGCCTGCTGCTCTAGACAACATTGAAAATCCAATGTATGTCGAATGTGGAGCCGACTTTACTCTTGTCATGACCCGAGATTACATCGTCAAAGCTTTTGGAGGCAATGCCAATGGACag TGTGGAAGAGATTTAGGAGCATTATTTGACAAAGTGAAACAACGTGTCGTCTGCCTACCCACAACGAAGCGATTAATGCGCTACGAAAGCCAATGCGTCGAAATACCAACAGAAATCAATCTACCACGACCAAGAATACGCCTGGACTACGATCCAGTGCGATATTTGAAAACAATTCCCGAGTATCAGCCACATTTCATTCAAGAAGCCGGCATCTCCCTGGAACCCCACGAATCAGCAATGAAGTCACCACTGACAACAAATCCCTGTCAAGAATCCGACGACATGATCTCAAGTATTGAAAATCTCAGCCACCTCGATGCCGACTCTATAATTCTCTCCTGTCCAGCCTACCAAAACAACAGCTCCAACGACATATCTGCCGATGAGCAAAGCTATTCACGTCTTCCTCCATCTGATGATCTCAGTTCAGAGTGCAGTCAGAATAGTCGTGAGCTACGTAATTTCATTCACTATTGCTTATATGTATTTCATGGTCTCTACAATCCCGACAAGATTGAGAAATTCTCGAAAAAACGTCTCGAATATCGCATCAGAACTCTaatgttgaattttaaatttgtcgACGCTTTTACTCTCTGCTTGAGCGATTGCTCAAATGcctcaaaatcattaaaaatcttTGAGTATTTCACCAAAGACACTAGTTTTGTTCCAATGCGAAGGCAGGACCTTAAATTCTTTATCTATCGCCTGTTTGTGCACTTTATTACGAAGAAATTTGACCTCAACGAATGTGAGGAGTTCTTCCTATCCGATCTCGATTACTATTTGTTAGAGTTGTCCTATGTGCTCTATTTTAATAACAACAACACTGAGTTGGAACAGAATCTTAACCTGAAATTCAAAAACCTCATCACACAAGACCCCAATCACAATGAAGAATACCGGCTGGATGATACCGATTCGATCTTTGATAGTTTGAGTGTGAAATTCAAGACAATTGTATGCCAGAGTCTTTTGAAATATTGTGACGAGGGCTAG
- the LOC129913788 gene encoding uncharacterized protein LOC129913788 isoform X3: protein MPSLQELDIFELKPLITNLNCKLSKVSDYDSQKQLLCLVSEENEIVLRYIGNGEQEVLKLISWFRRMSRVIHDVSFDPSGTWLLVLCFDNTLHIIPALAVVGGKVPQVTYQTFSTTQVTSYIIPFVGPHECPNSKACPNHEAERNNAKLSSISPILTPEDGDDPKPINEDATNESQPEQNLDTCSHDLPINMQASAAAAAAACVPRSVPAEDNTGNSQQVMCTSFMCSSTCPYPLSVVWWQTVNLGHRAIIGYSDGSICFVGLSPNCPFVASTAIESGSVVKLLICKDNNIESVTLLITSSLKQQYKLLLEQSDIPYVYPGDISPVSSNWQIITPIKNNSNCSDPASDNSQQEEEVFSETKEVAAPATATVLPTTSATTATTVTSLNRNNPDLDEANNRNGILPAARARLASLKCLGSQKLNAIKMRLSDRRQKLEECAYETSIAGFIVMDPPTLTPEILSMSAGSFYTLQNLRHTYLLSALHSHTNTLSVHSMDISLKPVFLYKIPTNCHEILISSNILYSIQYVEKEGGNVPVSLNKTPSIEETGTTITMETNEEQKNNMDGGDDDNKSSNSDMVNAVGVISSAMASVQNGDRDKFNNISLLGLFKFENETILNMYQITTYANNEATTEPTANKEDKPELLDRKQIRSPVEYVHFFKNVDSQDSYSLREMEIMKNEFPKICYDPCYVVTNKNVYYIQLKKEPFAIFLDAAVASKWDQCHEFCNTFDLSFEACIEFAGDYLLRKKKVAQALLTYNAARIKPIRTALKLAMFGQTYALMHLCAMALKSIYIIRSQYFCSAIINNIMEDVTFRHSEDVHPILPKKPSKGVVVNEGEPCSDYHYGVDESISNLQMSPSSQFHLANLLLITLAEKAVKDKNYIPLWNFLVTNTKFHTNMTSIVLCQSGLYSAALILAKARGACIDTFLALNSVVGQEFELNVCLYNLSEPIFMESITYLSHVALDYFNFIQDKLENIRECVLKRLEKQLSPFSAVFRPIVSHTSSARANYQRKQEYNDNNSSYIFDYCKSLIETYLAVLIHMESLKSKQDNISNALSSFRLTYEDNQFAIESSKFSPLSAGFAHCACVVDGAAYFWGSNGVPCNFSVTKSSDPPEPPHAVKCLDVLTQLNLEVHAVVCGRQHSLVLTNNGVYAFGNNNYCQLGIGNDMQMSLQPMLVRALDGKNISALEAGQYHNAVIADGFLYTWGWGVYGQLGHGTTENIPEPKLVPFFQYKKVIQVSLGHAHSLVLCKGVYGSTEVYVFGSNHFGQLGTGPIGSKNANDSNAESHTKSLIPIKIDISGSAKIRLIHTKFFSNLVVDENNQLYTWGSSPQALRLANQIKRRANAKQKIEEFQRREISKRFKETLSFDDENVNMKFEVVPPQVPTAKSDSDNKPNINSCETKENIEIKITEPSEDETNKDEIVEKDKDDSAAESTAAEGSSNSSADLVDGFQAVDNDLDVEPKVVEEKPLPIEVDTTNEHMAPHLVDTTEVAGDIHQVSSGLFHFAMVTSTGVLYTWGKNLEHQLGTEDKERKALNRPAALDNIENPMYVECGADFTLVMTRDYIVKAFGGNANGQCGRDLGALFDKVKQRVVCLPTTKRLMRYESQCVEIPTEINLPRPRIRLDYDPVRYLKTIPEYQPHFIQEAGISLEPHESAMKSPLTTNPCQESDDMISSIENLSHLDADSIILSCPAYQNNSSNDISADEQSYSRLPPSDDLSSECSQNSRELRNFIHYCLYVFHGLYNPDKIEKFSKKRLEYRIRTLMLNFKFVDAFTLCLSDCSNASKSLKIFEYFTKDTSFVPMRRQDLKFFIYRLFVHFITKKFDLNECEEFFLSDLDYYLLELSYVLYFNNNNTELEQNLNLKFKNLITQDPNHNEEYRLDDTDSIFDSLSVKFKTIVCQSLLKYCDEG, encoded by the exons gTTTCGACAACACATTACACATAATACCAGCTCTAGCAGTTGTTGGCGGCAAAGTACCACAAGTTACATATCAAACATTTAGCACAACACAGGTCACTTCGTACATAATCCCATTTGTAGGACCACACGAATGTCCCAACTCTAAGGCTTGTCCAAATCACGAAGCGGAACGTAATAATGCAAAACTCTCATCAATATCGCCCATTCTCACACCAGAAGATGGTGACGATCCGAAACCAATTAACGAAGATGCAACAAATGAGTCACAACCCGAACAAAACTTAGATACGTGCAGTCATGATCTACCAATAAATATGCAAGCAtcagctgctgctgctgctgcagccTGTGTGCCCCGTAGTGTGCCTGCTGAAGACAATACGGGTAACAGCCAACAAGTCATGTGTACGTCATTTATGTGTTCGTCGACGTGTCCATATCCGCTGTCAGTGGTTTGGTGGCAAACCGTAAATTTAGGGCATCGAGCAATAATCGGTTATTCGGACGGTTCCATATGTTTTGTTGGTTTAAGCCCGAATTGCCCGTTTGTTGCTAGTACTGCAATCGAAAGTGGATCTGTTGTTAAGTTGCTCATTTGTAAGGACAACAATATTGAGAGTGTTACTTTGCtt atAACATCATCGCTCAAACAGCAATATAAGCTTCTATTGGAGCAAAGTGATATACCGTATGTGTATCCTGGGGATATTTCACCGGTTTCTTCAAACTGGCAAATAATAACGCCCATCAAAAATAACAGTAATTGCTCAGATCCAGCTTCGGACAATAGCCAACAAGAAGAAGAGGTGTTTTCAGAGACCAAGGAAGTTGCGGCACCAGCAACGGCAACAGTGCTACCAACAACTTCAGctacaacagcaacaacagtgACATCATTAAATAGAAATAACCCAGATTTAGATGAAGCAAATAACCGAAATGGTATTTTACCAGCTGCACGTGCTCGATTAGCATCACTAAAGTGCCTTGGATCTCAAAAATTGAACGCGATCAAAATGAGATTGTCAGATCGCAGGCAAAAATTAGAAGAAT GCGCATACGAGACCTCCATAGCTGGATTCATAGTAATGGACCCACCAACCCTAACTCCAGAAATTCTTTCAATGTCGGCCGGTTCCTTCTATACATTACAAAATCTGCGACATACCTATTTACTGAGTGCCTTGCACAGTCATACCAATACTCTATCCGTACACAGCATGGATATAAGCTTGAAGCCagtgtttttatataaaattcccACCAATTGTCATGAGATTCTTATTAGTTCAAACATTTTGTATTCAATTCAATATGTTGAAAAGGAAGGAGGCAATGTTCCagttagtttaaataaaacccCATCAATAGAAGAAACTGGAACAACAATAACAATGGAAACAAATGAAgagcaaaaaaataacatgGATGGTGGTGATGATGATAACAAAAGCTCAAACAGTGACATGGTAAATGCTGTAGGTGTAATAAGCAGTGCAATGGCATCAGTTCAAAATGGTGATAGAGAT aaATTCAACAACATTTCACTGCTgggtttatttaaatttgaaaacgaaacaattttgaatatgtATCAAATCACAACCTATGCCAACAATGAGGCTACCACAGAACCAACAGCAAACAAAGAAGACAAACCAGAACTTTTAGATCGTAAGCAAATTCGTTCACCCGTAGAATATGTACACTTTTTTAAGAATGTCGACAGTCAAGACAGTTATTCGTTGCGTGAAATGGAAATTATGAAGAATGAATTCCCTAAAATCTGTTACGATCCCTGCTATGTGGtgacaaataaaaatgtctACTATATTCAATTGAAAAAGGAGCCCTTTGCAATATTTCTCGACGCTGCAGTGGCTAGCAAATGGGATCAATGTCATGAGTTTTGTAACACGTTTGATTTGTCATTTGAAGCTTGCATAGAATTTGCTGGTGATTATTTGCTACGGAAGAAAAAAGTAGCTCAAGCATTGTTAACATACAATGCAGCTCGGATTAAACCGATTCGGACGGCTTTAAAATTAGCCATGTTTGGACAAACTTATGCTTTAATGCATTTGTGTGCAATGGCTCTTAAATCTATATACATTATTCGTAGTCAATATTTTTGCAGTgcaattataaataatattatggAAGATGTAACATTTCGTCATTCGGAAGATGTTCATCCAATACTACCAAAAAAACCGTCCAAGGGTGTTGTTGTTAATGAGGGCGAACCATGCAGTGATTATCATTATGGTGTGGATGAGTCTATTAGTAATTTGCAGATGTCACCGTCGTCACAATTTCATTTGGCAAATTTATTATTGATAACTTTGGCAGAAAAAGCGGTTAAGGATAAGAATTATATTCCTTTATG GAATTTCTTggtaacaaatacaaaattccaCACAAACATGACCAGTATTGTTTTGTGCCAGAGTGGACTCTATTCAGCTGCATTGATATTAGCAAAAGCCAGAGGTGCATGCATAGATACGTTCTTAGCTCTCAACAGTGTTGTTGGCCAGGAGTTTG AGTTAAATGTGTGCTTGTACAACTTGAGTGAGCCAATTTTCATGGAGAGCATAACGTATCTGTCACATGTGGCATTAgattattttaactttattcaagataaattggaaaatataagGGAATGTGTATTAAAG CGCTTGGAAAAACAATTAAGTCCATTTTCGGCAGTTTTTCGGCCAATAGTTTCGCATACTTCGTCCGCCCGCGCAAATTATCAACGCAAACAAGAATACAACGACAATAATTCATCGTATATATTTGACTATTGTAAAAGTCTTATCGAAACTTATCTGGCTGTTCTTATTCACATGGAGTCGCTCAAATCGAAGCAGGATAATATTTCCAATGCACTTTCTTCATTTCGATTGACTTATGAAGACAATCAG ttTGCTATTGAATCGTCAAAGTTTTCACCTTTATCAGCGGGTTTTGCGCATTGTGCTTGTGTAGTAGATGGCGCTGCATATTTTTGGGGATCAAATGGGGTGCCTTGTAATTTTAGTGTTACTAAGTCTTcgg aCCCACCTGAACCTCCGCATGCTGTTAAGTGTTTGGACGTTTTAACACAATTAAATTTGGAAGTTCATGCTGTTGTTTGTGGTAGACAACATTCTTTGGTGCTTACTAACAATGGA GTTTACGCTTTtggaaataataattattgccAATTAGGTATTGGTAATGATATGCAAATGTCACTGCAACCTATGTTAGTTAGAGCATTGGATGGAAAGAATATATCTGCTCTAGAAGCTGGACAATATCATAATGCTGTTATTGCTGATGGATTCTTGTATACTTGGGG ATGGGGTGTTTATGGTCAGTTAGGTCATGGAACTACTGAAAACATACCAGAGCCAAAATTGGTGCCCTTCTTTCAATACAAG aaaGTGATACAAGTTTCCTTGGGCCATGCACACAGTTTGGTTCTCTGCAAAGGTGTATACGGATCTACAGAAGTTTACGTTTTTGGTTCGAATCATTTTGGCCAATTAGGTACTGGTCCAATTGGCTCCAAGAACGCAAATGATTCAAATGCCGAAAGTCACACAAAATCTCTTATCCCAATCAAAATCGATATAAGCGGTAGCGCAAAAATAAGACTGATTCATACCAAATTCTTTTCTAAT CTTGTAGTTGATGAAAATAATCAACTTTATACATGGGGCTCATCACCTCAAGCATTACGTTTGGCAAATCAAATTAAACGCCGAGcaaatgccaaacaaaaaattgaagaatttcAAAGAAGAGAAATTAGCAAACGTTTCAAAGAAACTCTATCATTTGACGATGAAAATGTGAATATGAAATTTGAAGTGGTACCTCCCCAAGTTCCAACAGCAAAATCTGATTCGGACAATAAACCAAATATAAATTCCTGCGAAACcaaagaaaatattgaaatcaaAATAACAGAACCATCTGAAGACGAGACAAACAAAGATGAAATTGTTGAGAAAGATAAAGATGATAGTGCTGCTGAGAGCACCGCTGCTGAAGGAAGTAGCAACAGTAGTGCTGATTTGGTTGATGGTTTCCAAGCTGTGGATAATGATTTGGATGTGGAACCAAAAGTTGTTGAAGAAAAACCTCTGCCTATTGAAGTCGATACGACAAATGAACATATGGCACCTCATTTGGTTGATACAACAGAAGTGGCTGGAGATATACATCAG GTTTCAAGTGGTTTATTCCATTTTGCAATGGTCACATCCACTGGAGTGCTCTACACGTGGGGTAAAAATCTAGAACATCAACTAGGAACAGAAGACAAGGAACGAAAAGCTTTAAATCGGCCTGCTGCTCTAGACAACATTGAAAATCCAATGTATGTCGAATGTGGAGCCGACTTTACTCTTGTCATGACCCGAGATTACATCGTCAAAGCTTTTGGAGGCAATGCCAATGGACag TGTGGAAGAGATTTAGGAGCATTATTTGACAAAGTGAAACAACGTGTCGTCTGCCTACCCACAACGAAGCGATTAATGCGCTACGAAAGCCAATGCGTCGAAATACCAACAGAAATCAATCTACCACGACCAAGAATACGCCTGGACTACGATCCAGTGCGATATTTGAAAACAATTCCCGAGTATCAGCCACATTTCATTCAAGAAGCCGGCATCTCCCTGGAACCCCACGAATCAGCAATGAAGTCACCACTGACAACAAATCCCTGTCAAGAATCCGACGACATGATCTCAAGTATTGAAAATCTCAGCCACCTCGATGCCGACTCTATAATTCTCTCCTGTCCAGCCTACCAAAACAACAGCTCCAACGACATATCTGCCGATGAGCAAAGCTATTCACGTCTTCCTCCATCTGATGATCTCAGTTCAGAGTGCAGTCAGAATAGTCGTGAGCTACGTAATTTCATTCACTATTGCTTATATGTATTTCATGGTCTCTACAATCCCGACAAGATTGAGAAATTCTCGAAAAAACGTCTCGAATATCGCATCAGAACTCTaatgttgaattttaaatttgtcgACGCTTTTACTCTCTGCTTGAGCGATTGCTCAAATGcctcaaaatcattaaaaatcttTGAGTATTTCACCAAAGACACTAGTTTTGTTCCAATGCGAAGGCAGGACCTTAAATTCTTTATCTATCGCCTGTTTGTGCACTTTATTACGAAGAAATTTGACCTCAACGAATGTGAGGAGTTCTTCCTATCCGATCTCGATTACTATTTGTTAGAGTTGTCCTATGTGCTCTATTTTAATAACAACAACACTGAGTTGGAACAGAATCTTAACCTGAAATTCAAAAACCTCATCACACAAGACCCCAATCACAATGAAGAATACCGGCTGGATGATACCGATTCGATCTTTGATAGTTTGAGTGTGAAATTCAAGACAATTGTATGCCAGAGTCTTTTGAAATATTGTGACGAGGGCTAG